In Eremothecium gossypii ATCC 10895 chromosome II, complete sequence, the genomic window ACTTCTTGCGCATGGGCTGGGCGTGCCCTCCACAACAGACGTCTGCTGACTACCTGACGTCGGTTACGTCGCCTGCTGAAAGACAACCACGGCCAGGCTACGAGGATAAGGTGCCTCGGACAGCCAAGGAGTTCTACGACCGCTGGATGGCATCGCCAGAGCGCGCTGCCGTTCAGGAGCGTATCAACATGCACATGGCAGATTACGAGACCGGTGTTGCCCGTCAGCAATTGAAGGAACATCACAAAAGCCGTCAGGCCAAGCATATGCGTCCATCTTCGCCTTACTTGATTTCCTTCTACATGCAATTCCGCGCTGTTGTGGATCGTAACTTGAAGCGGCTCGGCGGTGACCCATGGGTGTACCTGTTCAATATCCTTTCGAACACGATCATGGGTCTGATCCTTGCCTCCTGTTTTTTCAATCAGAAAGAAGATACCGCGTCGTTCTTCTATCGTGGCTCTGCGCTTTTCACTGCTGTTTTGTTCAATTCGTTTTCTTCTATGTTGGAGATCATGTCTCTGTTTGAGGCCCGTGCAATTGTGGAAAAACACAAGTCGTATGCTTTCTATCGCCCTTCTGCTGATGCTTTTGCTTCGATCTTTACGGAACTACCGTCTAAGGTTATAACCTGTGTCTCTTTCAATATACCGTTCTATTTCATGGTGAACTTGAGAAGATCTGCAGGAGCCTTCTTCTTTTACCTCCTAATATCTATGACTTCCACCTTTGCAATGTCGCATTTGTTCCGTACTCTCGGTGCTGCCACGACTTCGCTATACGTGACTATGTTGCCCGCTTCGATTCTATTGCTTGCGATATCCACGTATGTCGGTTTCGTTATTCCTCAGAAGAACATCGTGGGGTGGTCCAAGTGGATCTTCTACTTGAACCCAATTGCGCGTTCGATGGAAGCCATGGTTGCTAACGAGTTCGATGGGCGCACTTTTGAGTGTTCGCAGATGATGCCTTCTGGTCCTGCTTACGAAAATGTGCCCCTTGCCAACAAGGTCTGTGTTGCCGTGGGGTCTCTACCTGGTGAGACCACCGTTTCTGGTACACGTTACATGGAACTTTCCTACGATTACTTGGCCAAGCATAAATGGAGAAACTGGGCCATCGTTCTTGCCTATGCAATTTTCTTCTTGGGTCTTTACCTGTTATTAATTGAGTATAACAAGGGTGAAATGCAGAAGGGTGAAATGGCCGTGTTCCTTCGGTCGACCCTGAAGAAAATAAGAAAGCAGAACAAGGCCGTTAAAGGCGACGTCGAATCTGGTAACGCGCAGGGCAAAGAATCTAGTACCATAGACTCTGACCAATCTCGGGAACTGATCAAGAAAATTGGCTCTGATAAGATTTTCCACTGGCGTAATGTTTGCTACGATGTTCAGATTAAAAAGGAGACCAGACGTATCTTGACCAACGTCGATGGTTGGGTGAAGCCTGGGACCCTAACTGCCCTGATGGGCTCCTCCGGTGCTGGTAAGACGACTTTATTGGATGTTTTGGCTAACCGTGTCCGTGTGGGTGTTGTTACCGGTGACATGTTTGTCGATGGTCTACCTAGAGGCGCATCTTTCCAACGTAACACCGGTTACTGTCAACAACAAGATCTTCATGGGTGCACCCAGACTGTTCGCGATGCATTGAAATTTAGTGCTTATTTGCGTCAGCCGCAATCCGTGTCAGAGGCTGAAAAGGACGCTTATGTTGAGGATATAATCAGATTGCTGGAGATGGAAGCCTATGCGGATGCCATTGTTGGTGTGACTGGTGAGGGTCTAAATGTTGAACAGAGAAAGCGTCTCACGATTGGTGTAGAACTTGTTGCCAAGCCTGAGTTGCTATTGTTTTTGGATGAGCCTACATCTGGGTTAGACTCGCAAACTGCTTGGTCCGTCTGTCAGCTCATGAGAAAGCTAGCGAATCACGGACAAGCAGTTCTGTGTACCATTCACCAGCCTTCGGCCATTTTGATGCAGGAGTTTGACCGTCTATTGCTCTTGGCTAGCGGCGGTAGAACTGTTTACTTCGGTGGACTAGGTAAAGGATGTGCAACTATGGTTGAGTATTTCGAGAAACATGGATCGCAAAAATTCCCTGAAGGATGTAATCCTGCAGAATTTATGTTGGAGATTATTGGTGCCGCTCCTGGATCGCATGCTCTTCAAGACTATCACGAAGTTTGGAAGAACTCTGAGGAGTACCGTTCTGTTCAAGAGGAGTTGTTGAGAATGGAGACGGAATTGAGCAAAAAGCCAAGAACCGAGAGCCCAGAGCAGAACAGAGAATTTGCTGCCTCCCTATGGTACCAGTATAAGGTTGTTAGTAAGAGAGTCTTCCAACAATACTGGAGATCACCAGGTTATTTGTGGAGTAAGATTTTTATGGGTACATTCTCCGCTCTCTTCATCGGTTTTTCGTTCTTTAAATCTAAGTCATCGATGCAAGGTATGCAGAATCAGATGTTTGCAACTTTCTTATTCTTATTGATTATCAACCCATTGATTCAGCAGATGTTACCACAATATGAGGAGCAAAGAGACTTGTATGAAGTGAGGGAGAGACATTCGAAGACATTTTCTTGGAAGGCGTTCATCTTATCTCAGTTAACTGCAGAACTCCCATGGGCTATATTTGTCGGTACACTAGCATTCTTCTCTGTTTACTATCCAGTTGGGTTTTACAATAATGCAGTTGATACATCGGATCGGTCTGAACGTGGGTTCCTCTTCTGGTTATTGGCAGTGTGTTATTATATCTTTTCAGCTACCTTCGGATACTTCTGTATCGCACTTTTGGGAAGCCGTGAATCTGCAGCGATGTTTGCGAACTTTGTCTTCATGATCTGGACAGTCTTCTGTGGTGTTCTAGTCAATGGTGACAACCTGCCACGCTTCTGGATCTGGGCCTACCGTATCTCTCCATTGACCTACCTGGTGTCTTCAATTATGTCAACAGGTATGGCGAAGGCTAAAATCCAGTGTGCTCCGGAAGAATTAGTCAAATTCATTCCACCAGCGGGTCAAACTTGTGAACAATACCTCCGGCCATTCCAAAGCTATGCTCAAGGTACTGCGCTTCTAAACCCTACAGCCACCGACCTGTGCACTATGTGTCCTATGCAGAGCTCAGATACTTTCCTTGCAGGATTAGGCATTTACTACAAAAACAGGTGGAGAGACTGGGGTATCTTTATGGTCTTCATTTTTACGAACATCGCCGGTTTCATTCTATTCTACTGGTTCTTGCGTGTTCCTAAAGCCACAGGTGTAACCATCAAGAAGGCCACCAatgaggaggaggacgaggagaaAGGTCAGCAGCGCAAGTAATTTTATTTTCGTTGGGCATAATATTTAATGTTCATAATTTTTTATTTGGTAATCATGTAATAGTTCTCACTGTACAATAAGTATGTTCATATCAAGCTAGCTAGTACAGTGAATTGAAGGATAGACTCCCTACTTAATCGTCTTTAAAGTGCTTAACAATATTTCGGTCGACGACTTAGTCTTTTTTCCAGCGACCACGGACTTTCAAATTTAAACGCTGAAAACCGGATAATAATTCACAAGGCAATAATGGTCTGTGACCACAGTTTCCACATACAATAATAAAATGTCCCACAATGAAGTTATGCTTTTAAAAACAATCTATCTTATGAACCGTGCCCTAAAGACTTTTGATGAATCTGCTTATTAGGTCACGTGTAACAGCAAGCCCAACGCACCCATCATGAGTATGATACTTGTACCACCTAGGAGAAAGTACTCTCAGCGTGTTCTTATTCCTCGTGGCCCAATGGTCACGGCGTCTGGCTACGATAGTAGTTACTTCTGAAACCAGAAGATTCCAGGTTCGAGTCCTGGCGGGGAAGAACACGCTCCACAGTTCTATTCCTCGTGGCCCAATGGTCACGGCGTCTGGCTACGATAGTAGTTACTTTTGAAACCAGAAGATTCCAGGTTCGAGTCCTGGCGGGGAAGaacattttttttttgcCAATTATATCACTTTTAGCCCGATTTTAATTTATAAGAGGAGAAGAGTTATAAGAGAGGAGAGCCTCCGTAATTGAAATTAAACGTGCGATTACTGTAGTTATATACGTGAGCTGCCTCCTGTAGTAGGTGCTTATCGATACTAAACAATAAATGCGGTGGCTATATAGAAACGACAAATCTGCTTCTTATTTTCTGTCTGAACTCAGACAAGTTAATAAAGATTGAACAGACATGGAACAGTACGAATTCGGCTGGCATGGGTTTAGAAAACGAGTGAACGGGATCAAAATACGGAAGAAGAACTGTCCTTATAATTTCCACGAAAGAAATAAACCATTCATTCTATTGGTTACATAATCCGCGGGCACATGATCATGCTACAACAGCTTCCTGCACAACCTGGGGCTGTTGTTGTTCTAGTGGGGGTTCAGATGGCGCCTCTACTGGCTCAGCGGGTTTTGGAACCTCTTGCTGGACAGGGATAGGATTCTGCGCTGGGGCCCTGTTGGCCTTGCGGACGCCTGGGATAATCTGTTTGACGTGCCCAATGGTTTCTGCGTTCAATTCGGTGATGGCGTTCTTGGTAGCGTCCCAAGAGTGAGCCCAATATAGGTCCTCCTGTTTGTCTAGGTTCTCGTTAAAGACGTCATTCACATGTTTGGCATAATTCCAGGGGCTCCAGATGATACGGGAGGTCTTCttcgctgctgctggaatCAGGCGAGATACCAAGTTGAATGTCAAAGCGACGCTTCTGTCGACCTCATTGCTGAAACCGTTAACTGGTACCTCTTTCCCCTCTGGTAGCACGCGAGTGATGAGCCTCTCATACTGTCTGTTTGCGGGCCCGACGACAAAGTCCAATGAGCCCCGGATTAGTGGTTTTCCGTGTGTGTCGATCAACCTCTGGTTGTAGTACCTGCGGAACTTGAGGATATTCTCATGTGCTGGCTCGTAGACAAAGTTGTTGGCGATGCTGACAGTCCCATTCGTGGTCTTGACAATTACCGTCTTTGTGAGTGTGTATGGCAACATGATCTCCTCGCCCAACCTCTGATATGTCTTGGTCTTCAAAGAAGGTACTACCTTCTCCGTGACGCTCAATGTCTTGTCGAATACGGAGTCTGCGATATTGACCACAGGCCGTACAATGGCCACTGGCTTAGAATGGACGACAGATACCACAATTGGCTTTGTGTTGGCGGCTAGAATACGGGCAGGTGGAAGGTGTTCCAAGATATCCTTGGTTTGTTGCACTAGAGGATATGTCCCAATATGTGTCAACGTTTTGCACCCACTGCGCTCTGCTGGTAGATCAACAGTCACCATTTCACCCTCGTTGCCGTCAGCCACTACCTCACCGACAGCGGCCGCAGCCTCCACCACATCATCGTGGCGCTCTTTCTTATGAAATAGTCTGGACATCGTATATTAGGTCTGTTTCAATACTTTTGTTTTCGAAGCGAAGCAAGTTTTGTTTTGTTCCTGTTCTATGGAGCAGAGATAGATTAGTGCACTACTAGACCCCAGCTGTAACTTTACCACTATATACTTAGAGCCCTTTTATACATTCTCCCGTGTCTTTGTGGTTTGACTTGCTGTCGCGACGATGTCGATGGCACTCCTGATCTGCGTCAAAGATGTCCTTTTGCCGGACTAGTTTTGTGACTGGCGTAGTAGCGCTTGGGCTTGCGACAAAGTACTGTAATTGCAGCCTCGGTAGTGGCGAGCAAaacgccgccgccgtccCTGACGGAATCAAGCCTTTCTCGTCAGTACGCTGTCATGTGACACGCGCTGACACCGACGG contains:
- a CDS encoding pleiotropic drug resistance family ABC transporter (Non-syntenic homolog of Saccharomyces cerevisiae YOR153W (PDR5) and YDR406W (PDR15)); this translates as MSDEQCQSDHQWPMESSKVPPAGLSLSRVSTGASTSADPAHRPYVGLAEDREEQEVIRSLARTLSGSSGAAGRDYQTGTADELAFFGANSDPRLDPESGEFDSQFFVRTLRKLYMSDPDHYKPAELSVVLRNLRVCGEAADTDYQATVGNWPWKTARSLYDMTFRRGHTKAEFDILKPLDAVFEAGRLCVVLGRPGAGCSTLLKTVGARTYGFNVAPESEVSYSGFTQKEISKNLRGEVIYSAEMDTHFASLPVGYTLEFAARCRCPQVRPGGVSRETYYKHYASAVMATYGLSHTRNTKVGNDYIRGVSGGERKRVSLAEVTLAGAKVQCWDNSTRGLDSATALEFVRALRDNAHVMHTTQLIAIYQCSQDAYDLFDDVLVLYEGYMIYFGPREFAKDYFLRMGWACPPQQTSADYLTSVTSPAERQPRPGYEDKVPRTAKEFYDRWMASPERAAVQERINMHMADYETGVARQQLKEHHKSRQAKHMRPSSPYLISFYMQFRAVVDRNLKRLGGDPWVYLFNILSNTIMGLILASCFFNQKEDTASFFYRGSALFTAVLFNSFSSMLEIMSLFEARAIVEKHKSYAFYRPSADAFASIFTELPSKVITCVSFNIPFYFMVNLRRSAGAFFFYLLISMTSTFAMSHLFRTLGAATTSLYVTMLPASILLLAISTYVGFVIPQKNIVGWSKWIFYLNPIARSMEAMVANEFDGRTFECSQMMPSGPAYENVPLANKVCVAVGSLPGETTVSGTRYMELSYDYLAKHKWRNWAIVLAYAIFFLGLYLLLIEYNKGEMQKGEMAVFLRSTLKKIRKQNKAVKGDVESGNAQGKESSTIDSDQSRELIKKIGSDKIFHWRNVCYDVQIKKETRRILTNVDGWVKPGTLTALMGSSGAGKTTLLDVLANRVRVGVVTGDMFVDGLPRGASFQRNTGYCQQQDLHGCTQTVRDALKFSAYLRQPQSVSEAEKDAYVEDIIRLLEMEAYADAIVGVTGEGLNVEQRKRLTIGVELVAKPELLLFLDEPTSGLDSQTAWSVCQLMRKLANHGQAVLCTIHQPSAILMQEFDRLLLLASGGRTVYFGGLGKGCATMVEYFEKHGSQKFPEGCNPAEFMLEIIGAAPGSHALQDYHEVWKNSEEYRSVQEELLRMETELSKKPRTESPEQNREFAASLWYQYKVVSKRVFQQYWRSPGYLWSKIFMGTFSALFIGFSFFKSKSSMQGMQNQMFATFLFLLIINPLIQQMLPQYEEQRDLYEVRERHSKTFSWKAFILSQLTAELPWAIFVGTLAFFSVYYPVGFYNNAVDTSDRSERGFLFWLLAVCYYIFSATFGYFCIALLGSRESAAMFANFVFMIWTVFCGVLVNGDNLPRFWIWAYRISPLTYLVSSIMSTGMAKAKIQCAPEELVKFIPPAGQTCEQYLRPFQSYAQGTALLNPTATDLCTMCPMQSSDTFLAGLGIYYKNRWRDWGIFMVFIFTNIAGFILFYWFLRVPKATGVTIKKATNEEEDEEKGQQRK
- the SPS4 gene encoding Sps4p (Syntenic homolog of Saccharomyces cerevisiae YOR313C (SPS4)), which codes for MSRLFHKKERHDDVVEAAAAVGEVVADGNEGEMVTVDLPAERSGCKTLTHIGTYPLVQQTKDILEHLPPARILAANTKPIVVSVVHSKPVAIVRPVVNIADSVFDKTLSVTEKVVPSLKTKTYQRLGEEIMLPYTLTKTVIVKTTNGTVSIANNFVYEPAHENILKFRRYYNQRLIDTHGKPLIRGSLDFVVGPANRQYERLITRVLPEGKEVPVNGFSNEVDRSVALTFNLVSRLIPAAAKKTSRIIWSPWNYAKHVNDVFNENLDKQEDLYWAHSWDATKNAITELNAETIGHVKQIIPGVRKANRAPAQNPIPVQQEVPKPAEPVEAPSEPPLEQQQPQVVQEAVVA